From one Lolium rigidum isolate FL_2022 chromosome 4, APGP_CSIRO_Lrig_0.1, whole genome shotgun sequence genomic stretch:
- the LOC124648539 gene encoding agamous-like MADS-box protein AGL62, with protein MAPRRPKGTGRKKIEIRPIESKEARQVCFSKRRVGLFKKAIELATICDAKVGAVAFSPGDNVFTFGHPSVDSVLDRFYSSEMQAAEAEAAGDGGGDLNQALADLNQAQDVLRERLEAEKAQRDSAEEVVAKARAEGCQTTAWLDRYVIQMGEEDLGPFAAVLAKVQAAAAARAGQVLQHALFTHLTVQGGGGGFEFGGTSSGMQMEMETETINKLHMIIAPPPPLPGYAPGMERTPQGFGPDGFPQ; from the exons ATGGCGCCACGGCGGCCCAAGGGCACGGGCAGGAAGAAGATCGAGATCCGGCCCATCGAGAGCAAAGAGGCGCGGCAGGTATGCTTCTCCAAGCGCCGCGTGGGGCTGTTCAAGAAGGCGATCGAGCTGGCGACCATTTGCGACGCCAAGGTCGGCGCTGTCGCCTTCTCCCCGGGCGACAACGTCTTCACCTTCGGCCACCCCTCCGTCGACTCCGTCCTCGACCGTTTCTACTCTTCGGAGATGCAGGCCGCGGaagcggagg cggcgggcgacggcggcggcgacctgaACCAGGCGCTGGCGGATCTGAACCAGGCGCAGGACGTGCTGCGCGAGCGGCTGGAAGCGGAGAAGGCGCAGAGGGACTCCGCGGAGGAGGTCGTTGCGAAGGCGCGCGCCGAGGGGTGCCAAACGACGGCGTGGCTCGACCGCTACGTGATCCAGATGGGGGAGGAGGACCTGGGTCCCTTCGCGGCCGTGCTGGCTAAGGTTCAAGCTGCCGCGGCGGCGCGAGCCGGCCAGGTTCTTCAGCATGCGCTATTCACCCACCTCACGGTgcagggcggtggcggcggctttgAGTTCGGTGGCACCAGCAGCGGGATGCagatggagatggagacggagacGATCAACAAGCTTCACATGATAatagcgccgccaccgccgctgccTGGGTACGCCCCCGGAATGGAGAGGACGCCTCAGGGATTTGGGCCGGATGGCTTCCCCCAGTGA